Proteins found in one Bacteroidota bacterium genomic segment:
- a CDS encoding MBL fold metallo-hydrolase has translation MLFRQLYDPSLAQYAYLVGCQKTKEALVIDPERDIDRYVEAARREGLRVVAVAETHIHADFLSGAKEFAEQHGVRVYLSGEGGPDWSYAWGEGYDVQLLRHRDAFHIGRIKIEALHTPGHTPEHLSYLITDEGSGASEPLGLASGDFVFVGDLGRPDLLETAAGEAGAREPAARALYASVQRLAGLPDYLQVWPGHGAGSACGKALGAVPQSTLGYERRQNRPVLAAEQGEGAFLEEILSGQPEPPLYFARMKRDNKHGPALLGALPDPDRLHHTEIDALDDDILVIDTRPRHTFIRGYLDGSVLAPLGAGFATVAGSYVMPDKPIVLVVEEDQAADAVRALVRIGLDDVRGVITPDTLKAYGQGNDRLRMLKAIDFDEVDGRRHYTNTVVLDVRRQDEWDAGHIPDAIHVPHVRLPDRLGELPRDQTLLVHCQSGVRGAVASALLAAHGFYVIHVDDHFSNWKEREKEEGAVAGEH, from the coding sequence ATGCTGTTCCGCCAACTCTACGACCCGTCCCTCGCGCAGTACGCCTATCTCGTCGGCTGCCAGAAGACGAAGGAGGCGCTCGTCATCGACCCCGAGCGCGACATCGACCGCTACGTCGAGGCCGCCCGGCGCGAAGGGCTGCGGGTCGTCGCTGTCGCCGAGACCCACATCCACGCCGACTTCCTCTCCGGGGCGAAGGAGTTCGCCGAGCAGCACGGCGTCCGGGTCTACCTCTCCGGCGAGGGCGGCCCCGACTGGAGCTACGCCTGGGGCGAGGGCTACGACGTGCAGCTCCTCCGCCACCGCGACGCGTTCCACATCGGCCGCATCAAGATCGAGGCGCTCCACACGCCCGGCCACACGCCGGAGCACCTGAGCTATCTCATCACCGACGAGGGTAGCGGCGCGTCCGAGCCGCTCGGCCTCGCCTCGGGCGACTTCGTCTTCGTCGGCGACCTCGGCCGGCCCGACCTGCTGGAGACGGCGGCGGGTGAGGCCGGGGCGCGCGAACCGGCGGCGCGGGCGCTCTACGCGTCGGTCCAGCGGCTGGCCGGGCTGCCGGACTACCTCCAGGTCTGGCCGGGGCATGGGGCGGGGAGCGCGTGCGGCAAAGCGCTCGGCGCGGTCCCGCAGTCGACGCTCGGCTACGAGAGGCGGCAGAACCGCCCGGTCCTGGCAGCGGAGCAGGGCGAAGGGGCCTTTCTCGAAGAAATCCTCAGCGGCCAGCCGGAACCGCCGCTCTACTTCGCCCGGATGAAACGCGACAACAAACACGGCCCGGCGCTCCTCGGCGCGTTGCCCGATCCCGATAGGCTGCATCACACCGAGATAGACGCACTGGACGATGACATATTGGTGATCGACACGCGCCCTCGCCACACATTCATCCGCGGCTACCTCGACGGCTCGGTCCTCGCGCCGCTCGGAGCCGGCTTCGCAACGGTCGCCGGGTCGTACGTAATGCCAGACAAGCCCATCGTGCTCGTCGTCGAGGAAGACCAGGCCGCAGACGCCGTCCGGGCCCTCGTCCGTATTGGTCTGGACGACGTGCGCGGCGTCATCACCCCGGACACGCTGAAGGCCTACGGCCAGGGCAATGACCGGCTGCGAATGCTCAAAGCCATCGACTTCGACGAGGTCGACGGCCGCCGCCACTACACGAACACGGTCGTGCTCGACGTGCGGCGACAGGACGAGTGGGACGCCGGTCATATTCCTGACGCCATCCACGTCCCCCACGTCCGCCTGCCCGACCGTCTCGGCGAGCTACCCCGCGACCAGACGCTCCTCGTCCACTGCCAGAGCGGCGTCCGCGGTGCCGTCGCCAGCGCGCTCCTCGCCGCGCACGGGTTCTACGTGA